A portion of the Rhizophagus irregularis chromosome 17, complete sequence genome contains these proteins:
- a CDS encoding ribosomal protein P1, giving the protein MSTSELAIVYSALILADDGIDITADKLQALTKAAGIDVEPVWANLFAKALEGKSVNDLLMNVGSPGAVAPSGGGAAVASGGAAEEKKEEEKPAAEEKEESDEDMGFGLFD; this is encoded by the exons ATGTCTACCAGCGAATTAGCTATTGTTTATTCTGCTCTTATCCTCGCTGACGATGGGATTGATATTACT GCTGATAAATTACAAGCTTTAACAAAGGCGGCTGGTATTGATGTTGAACCAGTTTGGGCAAATTTATTCGCCAAAGCTCTGGAAGGAAAAAGTGTTAATGATCTATTAATGAACGTCGGTAGTC CTGGTGCAGTTGCTCCATCCGGTGGTGGTGCTGCTGTTGCAAGTGGCGGTGCTGctgaagaaaagaaagaagaagaaaaaccAGCTGCTGAAGAAAAGGAAGAATCCGATGAAGATATGGGATTCg gtcttttcgattaa
- a CDS encoding Methionine aminopeptidase 2B variant 2, whose product MISAYRNFSASNLKRITNEEKRYLDRMHYEYYNDLRHAAEVHRQVRQYAQKTIKPGMTMIDICELIENGTRTLIEEKGLEAGIGFPTGCSLNHCAAHYTPNAGDKTVLQYDDVCKIDIGTHVNGRIVDCAFTLTFNPVYDKLKEAVKDATNTGVREAGIDVRLGDIGAAIQEVMESYEVEINGKTYQVKPIRNLNGHSILPYQIHAGKSVPIVKGGDQTMMEEGECFAIETFGSTGKGYVHEDGECSHYGKRHDVGHVPLRVAKAKSLLNTINKNFGTLPFCRRYLDRIGETKYALALKNLVDSGIVESYPPLVDIKGSYTAQFEHTLILRPTCKEVVSRGDDY is encoded by the exons ATGATAAGTGCTTATCGTAATTTTTCGGCTAGCAATTTGAAAAGGATAACTAATGAAGAGAAAAGATACCTTGATAGAATGCATTATGAATACTATAATGATCTTAGACACGCTGCGGAAGTACACAGACAG gtACGACAATATGCTCAAAAAACCATTAAGCCGGGAATGACTATGATTGACATTTGTGAGCTAATTGAGAATGGAACTCGTACATTGATAGAGGAGAAAGGTTTGGAAGctg GTATTGGCTTTCCAACAGGATGTTCACTTAATCACTGTGCGGCTCATTATACGCCAAATGCCGGTGACAAGACGGTTCTTCAATATGATGATGTTTGTAAAATTGATATTGGCACACATGTCAATG gtCGTATAGTAGATTGTGCGTTCACTCTCACTTTTAATCCAGTTTATGATAAACTCAAAGAAGCAGTAAAAGATGCAACAAATACTGGAGTTCGGGAAGCCGGTATCGACGTAAGACTCGGTGATATTGGAGCTGCTATCCAAGAAG TTATGGAAAGTTATGAAGTAGAAATTAACGGAAAGACTTATCAGG TCAAGCCAATACGTAATTTGAATGGACATTCTATACTTCCATATCAGATTCATGCAGGAAAATCCGTGCCAATTGTGAAAGGAGGTGATCAAACCATGATGGAG GAAGGGGAATGCTTTGCTATTGAGACTTTTGGCAGTACTGGTAAAGGTTATGTGCACGAGGACGGTGAATGCAGTCACTATGGAAAACGTCATGATGTTGGACACGTTCCTCTTCG agTTGCCAAGGCGAAATCGTTGTTAAATACTATTAACAAGAATTTTGGTACATTGCCGTTTTGTCGACGTTACCTTGATCGAATTGGCGAAACAAAATATGCACTCGCGTTGAAGAACTTAGTCGATTCTGGAATCGTGGAATCATATCCACCATTGGTTGATATTAAAGGCTCGTATACGGCACAATTTGAacatactttaattttaagaCCTACTTGCAAAGAA gTTGTCAGTCGTGGTGATGATTATTAA
- a CDS encoding Protein mago nashi 2, giving the protein MGGDEEFYVRYYTGHMGRYGHEFLEFEFRADGRCRYANNSNYRNDSLIRKEMYVSPLMMKELKRIIQESEIMKEDDQKWPKKNVVGRQELEIRLGNEHISFETAKIGSLVDVQESDDPEGLRVFYYLVQDLKCLVFSLIGLHFKIKPI; this is encoded by the exons ATGGGCGGAGACGAAGAATTTTATGTTCGTTATTA cACTGGTCACATGGGACGATATGGCCACGAATTTCTTGAGTTCGAGTTTCGCGCTGATGGACGATGTCGTTATGCTAATAACTCAAATTACAGAAATGATAGTTTGATAAGAAAAGAGA TGTATGTAAGTCCATTAATGATGAAAGAATTGAAACGAATTATCCAAGAAAGCGAGATCATGAA aGAAGACGATCAAAAATGGCCAAAAAAGAATGTTGTTGGGCGACAAGAACTTGAGATTAGATTAGGCAATGAACATATTTCATTTGAG ACTGCAAAAATTGGATCTCTTGTTGACGTACAAGAAAGTGATGATCCCGAAGGATTACgcgtattttattatttagtacaAGATCTCAAATGCTTGGTATTTTCGCTCATTGGGTTACATTTCAaa aTCAAACCTATCTAG
- a CDS encoding Methionine aminopeptidase 2B, producing MRLFFIGFFLKKKKMAKDIEHVEEETKSEELLENTSSITDSPSKKKKKKKKVTSTENGEQTNGSVKVNLETEKNPIEQATNAEDENDEEEEAEGGTPDSEATKKKKKKKKKKKSGATNNGVNDASNGKITQTEPPSIPVSRFFPDGNYPEGEICEYKNDNLKRITNEEKRYLDRMHYEYYNDLRHAAEVHRQVRQYAQKTIKPGMTMIDICELIENGTRTLIEEKGLEAGIGFPTGCSLNHCAAHYTPNAGDKTVLQYDDVCKIDIGTHVNGRIVDCAFTLTFNPVYDKLKEAVKDATNTGVREAGIDVRLGDIGAAIQEVMESYEVEINGKTYQVKPIRNLNGHSILPYQIHAGKSVPIVKGGDQTMMEEGECFAIETFGSTGKGYVHEDGECSHYGKRHDVGHVPLRVAKAKSLLNTINKNFGTLPFCRRYLDRIGETKYALALKNLVDSGIVESYPPLVDIKGSYTAQFEHTLILRPTCKEVVSRGDDY from the exons ATGaggttattttttataggtttctttctaaagaaaaaaaaaatggctaaAGATATCGAACACGTAGAAGAAGAGACAAAATCGGAAGAACTATTGGAAAATACCAGTTCAATTACTGACTCTCCttcaaagaagaaaaagaagaagaagaaagttACCTCTACTGAAAATGGCGAACAAACAAACGGTTcag TGAAGGTTAATCTCGAAACCGAGAAAAATCCAATAGAACAAGCTACTAATGCTGAAGACGAAAATGACGAAGAGGAAGAAGCAGAAGGAGGAACCCCCGATTCTGAAg ctacaaaaaagaagaaaaagaaaaaaaagaaaaagaaatctgGGGCAACAAATAATGGTGTTAATGATGCTAGTAATGGAAAAATAACTCAAACCGAGCCACCATCGATCCCAGTTAGTAGATTTTTTCCCGATGGCAATTATCCAGAGGGAGAAATATGTGAATATAAAAACGA CAATTTGAAAAGGATAACTAATGAAGAGAAAAGATACCTTGATAGAATGCATTATGAATACTATAATGATCTTAGACACGCTGCGGAAGTACACAGACAG gtACGACAATATGCTCAAAAAACCATTAAGCCGGGAATGACTATGATTGACATTTGTGAGCTAATTGAGAATGGAACTCGTACATTGATAGAGGAGAAAGGTTTGGAAGctg GTATTGGCTTTCCAACAGGATGTTCACTTAATCACTGTGCGGCTCATTATACGCCAAATGCCGGTGACAAGACGGTTCTTCAATATGATGATGTTTGTAAAATTGATATTGGCACACATGTCAATG gtCGTATAGTAGATTGTGCGTTCACTCTCACTTTTAATCCAGTTTATGATAAACTCAAAGAAGCAGTAAAAGATGCAACAAATACTGGAGTTCGGGAAGCCGGTATCGACGTAAGACTCGGTGATATTGGAGCTGCTATCCAAGAAG TTATGGAAAGTTATGAAGTAGAAATTAACGGAAAGACTTATCAGG TCAAGCCAATACGTAATTTGAATGGACATTCTATACTTCCATATCAGATTCATGCAGGAAAATCCGTGCCAATTGTGAAAGGAGGTGATCAAACCATGATGGAG GAAGGGGAATGCTTTGCTATTGAGACTTTTGGCAGTACTGGTAAAGGTTATGTGCACGAGGACGGTGAATGCAGTCACTATGGAAAACGTCATGATGTTGGACACGTTCCTCTTCG agTTGCCAAGGCGAAATCGTTGTTAAATACTATTAACAAGAATTTTGGTACATTGCCGTTTTGTCGACGTTACCTTGATCGAATTGGCGAAACAAAATATGCACTCGCGTTGAAGAACTTAGTCGATTCTGGAATCGTGGAATCATATCCACCATTGGTTGATATTAAAGGCTCGTATACGGCACAATTTGAacatactttaattttaagaCCTACTTGCAAAGAA gTTGTCAGTCGTGGTGATGATTATTAA
- a CDS encoding uncharacterized protein (SECRETED:cutsite_ANA-IP; SECRETED:prob_0.9491); SECRETED:SignalP(1-21) has protein sequence MMKQTYILVVILFAILSIANAIPLQLYKRATTFVVCPTGSPNIITVSIQPDPPLANQPAIFTISGTLKTGVITTGSKLVIFVLDNNGNTLGEALTDDICSFPGMTCPANYFSLIRKVQILNLPATYSFVVQILDASGKTLGCSLGTVTGAN, from the coding sequence atgatgAAGCAAACCTATATTCTTGTAGTCATTTTATTCGCTATTCTTTCAATAGCCAACGCTATTCCACTTCAACTTTATAAAAGAGCCACTACCTTTGTCGTATGCCCTACAGGATCTCCAAACATAATCACTGTATCAATTCAACCTGATCCTCCCTTGGCTAATCAACCTGCAATTTTTACTATTTCCGGAACATTAAAGACTGGTGTCATTACCACAGGATCCAAACTTGTTATTTTTGTTCTGGATAATAATGGTAACACCTTAGGTGAAGCTTTAACCGATGATATTTGTAGTTTCCCTGGAATGACATGTCCGGCTAACTATTTTAGTTTAATAAGAAAAGTTCAAATATTAAACCTACCCGCAACATATAGTTTTGTAGTTCAGATTTTAGATGCTTCTGGTAAAACTTTAGGCTGTTCTTTGGGTACAGTTACTGGagctaattaa